The Candidatus Methylomirabilota bacterium nucleotide sequence CGCTCGCCCGCACGCGCTTCACGCCGTATTATCTCCAGCCCGGCGGGGGGCTGGCGCCGACCGCCCCGCCGGCCGGGGAGGCCGGGAGCCGCTACCAGTTCGATCCTCGGCGGCCGGTCCCCACGGTCGGCGGCAACATGTCCTCGCTGGTGGGACTCATGCCGCGGTCGGCCGGCGCGCCGGAGATCGCGGTGGAGGAGCGGGAGCGGGACTGGATCGGTATTCCGGGGGCGTTCGATCAGCGCGAGGCGCCGCAGTTCTTCGGGTGCAGTCCCCCGTACCTCCCCCTGGCGAGCCGTCCCGACGTCCTCGTCTTTCAAACCGAATCCCTCGCCGCGGACCTCGAGGTGACCGGCCCCGTCGTGGTCGTTCTTCACGTGGCGTCCGATTGCCCGGACACCGACTTCACGGCCAAGCTGATCGATGTCTATCCTCCGAGCCCGGATTACCCCGATGGCTACGCCATGAACCTCACCGACTCGATTCTCCGCGCGCGCTACCGGGACGGCGACGGCCGAGCCCGGCCGCTGGCGCCCGGCCGCATCCACCGGATCGAGTTCCCGCTCTACCCGACGGCGAACCGGTTCGCCGCGGGACACCGGATCCGGCTCGACGTCTCGTCGTCCAACTTTCCGCGTTTCGACCTGAACCCCAACACGGGCGACCCCCTGTGGGCCAATACCACGGCGAAGGTCGCGACCAACACCGTCTTCCACGACGCCGAGCATGCCTCCTGCGTGGTGCTGCCCGTCGTCGCGGGCTAGGTCATTTCGGGGGGGTCTCGGAAGACCCCCCCGATGCCCCCCCGTCGTGGCGGCGGCGGAGCCGCCGCTCGGAGCACTCCTCGATGCACCACGCGCTCCGTGGTCGGCGCCGGGTCGGGTTACTCCGAGCGCGGGCTTGGCCCGCGCAACGCCCTCCTGGGGGGGCGTGGGAGGGGGCCGTCGAGGCGTCCTCCCAGGACCTGGCGACTGGTAGACTCGAGTCGAACGACTCACGCACGCCATCAGAGGAGGCGCACCATGGCCAAGATCCTGTACGTCGGCACCGCGGGCTCCGACGACCCGACCCGCGCAGGGTTCCCGTTCAACTTCGCCCTCGGCGCGGTCGAGGCCGGCCACCAGCCCGAGATCTTCCTGGCCGGAGAAGCCGCCTACCTCATGAAGGACGCCGTCGCGGGGGAGGTGCACCCGGTCGCCATGCCGTCGTGCACCGAGATGCTGAAGAAGGTCGTCGAGCACCGGGTGCCGATCTACGTCTGAGGGAAGTGCTCGGTGGCCCGGGGGGTCACCGAGGAGGATCTCAAGGGCAAGAACGCCCAGTTCATCAACCCCAAGGTGTTCGCCGAGAAGGTGGCCGCCGCCGACAAAGTCGTCTCGACCTGAGGAGATGCCACCATGCCGATCGAGCCGTTCACCGCCAAGGACTTTCAGATCTTCGCGATCCCGGGTTTCGCCGAACGGATGGCCGCCATCCGTAGCCAGATCCAGCCGAAGCTCGACACCTTCGGACTCACCCTG carries:
- a CDS encoding DsrE family protein, with protein sequence MAKILYVGTAGSDDPTRAGFPFNFALGAVEAGHQPEIFLAGEAAYLMKDAVAGEVHPVAMPSCTEMLKKVVEHRVPIYV